A stretch of DNA from Streptomyces sp. NBC_01197:
TCGATACGGGTGGTGGGCTCGGTGGCGGGTGAGGCGGCGAGAAACCGCCGCACCTCGTGGACCACTCGCCCCAGGTCCTCGGAGTGGATGAGTGAGGCGAGCTCGGAGCCGATGAGTTCTTCGGCGTCCCGCCCGTACACACCGGCGGCGGCGGGGCTGACGTACCGCAGGATGCCGGTGGGGGCGGCGATCATGATGACATCGCTGGACCCCTGCACCAGGGAGCGGAAGTGGTTCTCCTTCTGGGCCAGTTCATGGGTGAGCGCGATGTTGTCGACGAGCATGATGCCCTGCCGTACGACCAAGGCGAGGACGACCGTGCAGCCGGTGAAGACGACCACCCGGTCCACTCTGCGGCCGTCGATCACGTTGTCGAGGATGCCGAGGGTGCAGACGGCGGCGGCGAGATACGGCGTGAGGGCGGACAGCGATCCCGCGATCGGGCGGCTCGGGCGCCCCGGCTGGCGGATTCCCCGTGGCTCGGGCGCCGGGTCGGCCCCGGTGAATCCGGTGGCTCCCAGCCGCGCGGCCCAGGGTGCGTACGCCAGGAGCAGCGACCCCGCGAACCAGCCGGCGTCCAGCAGCTGGCCCGAGTGGTAGTTCGCGCGCAGCAGCGGCGAGGTGAACAGGGCGTCGGACAGGACGGTCAGGGCGAGCCCGGCGATGGCGGTGTTGATCGCCGAGCGGTTGGCGTTGGACCTGCGGAAGTGCAGGGCGAGCACCATCGACACCAGGACGATGTCGAGGAGCGGGTAGGCGAGCGAGAGGGCCGCGTGGGCCACGCTCTCGTGGCTGCCTTCCAGCCGCGCGGTGTGGGCCAGCGCAAGGCTCCAGGAGAGCGTCAGCAGCGAGCCGCCGATGAGCCAGGCGTCCAGCGCCAGGCAGACCCAGCCGGCCCGGGTGACCGGACGCTTGGCGAGGACCAGCAGCCCCACGATGGCCGGCGGCGCGAAGCAGAGGAAGAAGAGATCGGCGAGGGAGGGACTGGGCACCGGGACCCGCAGGACGACCTCGTACCAGCCCCACACCGCGTTTCCGCAGGAGGCCATCGCGGAGGAGAGCGCGAAGAGCAGCCAGGCGGGACGAAACCTGATCTCCCGGGTACGCGCATAGAAGAGGCAGGAGACCGCCGCCAGCGCCGCGGCGAAGCTGAGACCGAAGTCGCCCATCACGAGAGCCAGCTGCTTGGAGCCCCAGTCGAAGGCCGAGCCGACCGCGTACCCTCCGCACACCACGGCGAGGAGGAGTTGGGAGAGCAGACCCGCGGGGCCGCCGGGGGCCGGCTGCCGGGCGAGCAGCGCCCCCGACGCGCTCACCGCTCCTCCCCCGGGCCCGCCGTCCGCGGCATCACCCGGCGCTGGCCGGATCTGTACAGGGCGGGCCGCCGGGAACGCCGTCGATGGCCCCGCTGCGTCAGCTGGTTCGTCCATTGGCCGTGCATCGCCCGTCGCCCCCTCGGAATCTGTACGCTCCCCCGCACCGTGACCTTGCGCGGTGGAACCCCCATCCGGACGATACACCAGGACCGTCACTCAGGGACATAGCGCTTCTACGCTCCGTTACGATCAGGAGAGTTACGGACACACAGCGCATCCAATTGCCTGCAGAACGTGCCTATTCGGTCGTCAGGACGACATTGTCCAACTGCTCGTCCGCGGCGAACCGGGTCAGCTGCGCGACCAGCAGACGTTGGGCGCGCGGCATGAACGCCGAGGTGGGACCGCCCGCGTGGGGGCTGATGAGGCAGCCGGGCGCGTGCCACAACGGATGCCCCGCGGGCAGCGGTTCGGGGTCGGTGACGTCGAGGGCCGCGTGCAGCCGTTCCGACTCCAGCTCGGTGAGGAGGGCCTTGGTGTCGACAACGGGTCCGCGCGCGACGTTCACCAGCAGCGCACCGTCCTTCATCGCCGCCAGGAACTCCGCGCCCGCAAGGCCCCTGGTCTGCTCGGTGAGCGGCGTGGAGAGGACGACGACGTCCGCTTGCGGCAGCAGTTCGGGCAGCTCGGTGAACGCGTGCACTTGACCGCGCTCCGTGGTGCGTGAGGAGCGCGCGACGCGCACAACCCGCGCGCACTCGAAGGGCGCGAGCCGGTCCTCGATGGCGGCACCGATCGACCCGTATCCGACGATCAGTACGGACTTGTCGGCGAGCGCCGGGCGGAATCCGGACCGCCACTCCTCGCGCTGCTGGCCGCGCACGAAGTCGGGTATGCCACGCAGCGAGGCAAGTATCAGGGTGAGGGCGAGTTCGGCGGTCGACGCCTCGTGCACACCGCGCGCGTTGCAGAGCCGCACGCCCGCGTGGAGACGGTCAAGTCCCGGGCGTACGTGGTCCACACCGGCCGAGAGGGTCTGCACGACGCGCAGATTCGTCATCGCGCCGAGAGGGCGCAGGGCGACCGCCATGCCCTGCATGTAGGGGACCACGTAGAAGGCGCAGTCCGCGGGGTCCGCCGGGTATTGCGGACCGCCGTTCCAGAAACGGTAACGGAGGGCGCCGGGCAGCCCGTCGATCTTGTCGGGCGGGAAGGGGAGCCACACATCAGCAGTCATGACCAGGAGGTTAGTTTGGGGTCGGGAAGAGGGAGGATGCGGCCAGGTGGAGCGCAGGACAATCGGGGCGGCAGCGCTCGAAGTGGGCGCGATCGGGCTCGGCTGCATGCCGATGAGCTGGGCGTACACCGGGTCTCAGCAGCGCGGGGACCGTTCGTTGCGTACCGTGCACGCCGCACTCGACGCCGGCTCGACCCTCCTCGACAC
This window harbors:
- a CDS encoding 2-hydroxyacid dehydrogenase, with product MTADVWLPFPPDKIDGLPGALRYRFWNGGPQYPADPADCAFYVVPYMQGMAVALRPLGAMTNLRVVQTLSAGVDHVRPGLDRLHAGVRLCNARGVHEASTAELALTLILASLRGIPDFVRGQQREEWRSGFRPALADKSVLIVGYGSIGAAIEDRLAPFECARVVRVARSSRTTERGQVHAFTELPELLPQADVVVLSTPLTEQTRGLAGAEFLAAMKDGALLVNVARGPVVDTKALLTELESERLHAALDVTDPEPLPAGHPLWHAPGCLISPHAGGPTSAFMPRAQRLLVAQLTRFAADEQLDNVVLTTE